The Argopecten irradians isolate NY chromosome 16, Ai_NY, whole genome shotgun sequence genome window below encodes:
- the LOC138310807 gene encoding uncharacterized protein: MTYLSGLKLAHPFTNDDSFEVSLLVGADYYWKIVQDKIVRGNGPTAVESKVGYLLSGPIVSGNKETSNISMMNVMLSHRQEECDIEQFWKVEAVGTEDRKSGKDYGEERRGFIEKVDETVKSNKKIHYIPHHPVEKNLSTTPIRIVFDCSCQANSTTPSLNDCLMSVPPQLNDLTSILLRFREKKYAKSADIEKAFLNVGLDDEDRDVTRFFWLKDTSDPKGGFNTYRFKSVLFGATCSPFILNASLLKHMDQYQNEVSDTIKRDLYVDNILSSFSTENDLLQYYDVSRHLLAEAGFNLRSWASNNQKLMDLASTEQILDEGNPIKILGLRWNTIKDTITFAEQKPMDLKDETVTKREILPQSSKVFDPLGIISPITVRAKMLIHLIRPETNG, encoded by the exons atgacataTTTGTCGGGTCTGAAACTTGCCCATCCTTTCACAAATGACGATTCGTTTGAGGTTTCTTTGCTCGTCGGCGCGGATTACTACTGGAAAATTGTTCAGGATAAGATTGTCAGAGGAAATGGCCCTACTGCTGTCGAGTCAAAGGTTGGCTATCTTTTGTCCGGCCCAATTGTATCAGGAAACAAAGAAACGTCGAACATTTCAATGATGAATGTCATGCTCTCACACAGACAGGAGGAATGCGACATAGAACAATTTTGGAAAGTGGAAGCGGTAGGAACTGAGGACAGAAAGAGCGGGAAAGATTATGGCGAG GAGCGACGTGGATTTATAGAGAAGGTGGACGAAACtgtgaaatcaaataaaaaaatacattatatccCACATCATCCAGTAGAAAAGAATTTATCTACTACACCGATCAGAATCGTGTTTGACTGCAGTTGTCAGGCGAATTCGACAACACCAAGTTTGAATGATTGTCTGATGAGTGTACCACCACAGCTCAATGACCTCACCTCCATTCTGTTACGTTTCCGTGAAAAGAAATATGCTAAGTCAGCAGATATAGAGAAGGCATTCCTCAACGTAGGGTTAGACGACGAGGATCGCGATGTGACGAGATTCTTTTGGTTGAAAGATACCTCAGATCCAAAGGGAGGCTTCAACACTTACAGATTCAAATCAGTCTTGTTTGGAGCTACGTGCTCGCCCTTCATATTGAATGCAAGCCTCCTCAAACACATGGACCAATATCAAAACGAAGTAAGTGATACAATTAAACGGGATTTGTATGTCGACAATATCTTGTCTAGTTTTTCTACAGAAAACGATCTTCTACAATACTACGACGTCTCACGTCATCTTCTTGCCGAAGCTGGATTCAATCTCCGATCATGGGCATCTAACAATCAGAAGTTAATGGATCTTGCTTCTACAGAACAAATCTTGGATGAGGGCAATCCTATCAAAATCTTAGGATTAAGATGGAACACTATCAAGGATACTATCACATTTGCAGAGCAGAAACCGATGGATTTAAAGGACGAAACTGTGACAAAAAGAGAAATATTACCGCAGTCATCAAAGGTTTTTGATCCTCTAGGAATTATTAGTCCAATAACCGTCCGGGCTAAGATGTTAATTCACCTAATCCGCCCAGAGACCAATGGTTAA
- the LOC138310808 gene encoding uncharacterized protein: MATKLKAIRSEIINADEYAFDLEQNIDKVRKFLFKTRPSSPLDVHAQDFTPNPNPLPDSESINVNSNMNDEIHITNNTIRFTEVPPSFNKHISSQYHKLPKLDLPTFSGDILEWQSFWDSFDTAIHSNQTLGDVQKFNYLKSLLRNEALQTVMGFALTNLTFVKAVSLLHERFGQEHKITQRYMPALLDIPTPNNSLVGLRQFYDKVEIYVRGLESLGQSENVYVALLVPIILNKLPGEIRKALAREHKSTNWTLYKLRQGLLHEINIIEAGNPIDQV, encoded by the exons ATGGCAACCAAACTTAAAGCTATACGATCAG AAATCATAAACGCAGATGAGTATGCCTTTGATTTGGAACAGAACATCGACAAGGTAAGGAAATTTCTTTTCAAAACACGCCCATCTTCTCCACTGGATGTCCATGCACAGGATTTCACACCTAATCCAAATCCATTACCTGACAGCGAGTCTATCAACGTAAACTCCAATATGAACGACGAAATTCATATCACAAACAACACAATACGTTTCACAGAAGTACCCCCGTCGTTTAATAAACACATATCATCTCAGTACCACAAGTTACCGAAACTTGATCTACCCACGTTCAGTGGCGATATTCTGGAGTGGCAATCTTTTTGGGATTCATTTGACACAGCAATACACTCAAATCAAACTCTGGGCGACGTACAGAAATTCAATTATTTGAAGTCTTTACTGCGAAATGAAGCTTTACAGACGGTAATGGGTTTTGCGTTAACAAACTTGACCTTCGTGAAGGCAGTATCTTTACTCCATGAACGATTTGGACAAgaacacaaaataacacaaagaTACATGCCAGCTTTGTTAGATATTCCTACTCCCAACAATTCTCTCGTTGGTTTGAGACAATTTTACGACAAAGTGGAGATATACGTGAGAGGGTTGGAATCACTTGGTCAGTCAGAAAACGTCTACGTCGCTTTACTAGTCCCTatcattttgaacaaacttccGGGAGAAATTCGCAAAGCCCTCGCGCGGGAACACAAATCTACCAATTGGACGCTGTATAAATTACGACAAGGTCTGTTGcatgaaataaatatcattgaaGCGGGAAATCCTATTGACCAAGTTTAA